The genomic segment agaggaagaaaaacaagagaatgCAGTCTCTGAAATTTTTTACAAAACAAaccagctggctggctgggatTGAAGGAGAGTGTTTGTTAACATTGTCAGTCTTTGGACTTCATCAAAAGTATGTTTTGGGAATGCAGTTTGATCATAAGCCGTTCTTCCAAGGCAAAAATCCACAGCTTTAGGAGGAAGAACTCCAGAAACTCAATACAATTCCCTGTGTTCAAAGAGCCCTATTCAGTCTCGGCTGCCTCTTTGATGCCAGCTTGGTATAAATCACTGCCAGCTACAGGCGTTGCTATGCTTTTCTATCTATTTGGCTTGAGAAAGTCTGGTAGAAGTGGCTTTGCTTAGCCATGCCTACCAATCATCAAGAGGCCCTGAAgccctttttgttattttttttaaatgttgctgttTTACAGTTGTTAGCTGGTAACCGTGGGGCATTCACTGCTGAGTCTTGAatcatatttaaggcctttgttttctttttaaaaaggtacatgCTTCAACAACTAAGAACCACATGGTACCTTAATGGCTAATGGATCATAAAGTTGAGTCCATCACACATCTCTTAGTTTCTGAGagccttgtggcatcttaaaatcTAGGATGTTTTATGTGGTATAGCCTTTTGTGGATTGTAACCCACTATTTCAGCGGCAAGTGGTTTACAGTTCACAGAAGCTTATGTGGAATAAAACCTGTTAGTCTCTAAAGTATCTCAAGAGTCTGTGTTGTCTTTAGTGCAGTGGACTACAGATTACCATTGTTACTCCAGAGTTAGTGTTTTTTTAAGGTTCCAAAAACTCTGTGATGTTTTTGCTACAACTTGTGAATATTGCTCCTTCTGACAAATGTTGCATCAGATCAAGATGGTGTTTTCACAGGTAGCATTTTTGTTTCAAGACAATTGTGTTTGGCTCTGATGCAGATTATACCATCAGCATCATATCCTCTGTAATGAACACTATAATAAGAACATTATATTCTGTCTTCCTTGCAATGAGTATATGTCTTCTCACCCGGACGTTATCCTTGACAGCAACCATATGATTAGGTCAGGCTGAGATTGACTCTGTCAAGGTCACCCAATTAATTCCGTGACATAGTGGGAATAGAATAAAGAATAGATGTAAACTTGATCTCGAATAGAAATTAGCTGTCTCTTGACTCATGCACtgtattctttctctctttttttcacctaACTTTCTATATAGTGGCCGTTGACCAACACAGAATTAAGCAAGCTTAGCCCATTGTTTTTACTGGGCATAAACTGCATTCTCAAACATAGGAAATAATCCCATTGAGTAAATTTGCTTAGATTTGTGCTTTTAGGCACACTTAGCATTGCAGTGGACTTGGATGCTGAATCAGAGATCTTGGTAGACCACAGAATGAAGGTGATGTGCAAAACTTGGAACTATAACCATCATAGACTATGTCAAGTCCATATCTCACAGCATAGTTAGCACCTATGTAGTATGGCAGGATAGCtgagtgatttaggtatctggctgggaagGCAGATCTTGGGACTTCAATTCCCTACTATGtctcctgcaagaagagccagcccacGTGGCCTTTGGCAagatgcacaatcccaggatgtctccagaagaagggcatggtaaatgacttctgagtactctctgtctataagaccctgaaaagggtcaccaaaagtcagaattgacttgacagcacatcattataATGCTTGCTAGAGATACTGGGAGTTGTCATTCTATTTTTATAGTCATTGGTTATAGTATCAggagtgtgtgtgcgcgcacatgcaTATTAATTAGCAGTAGCTACATTCTGACCTGAGACTTCGCCATCCTTAGTAAAGTTGTCTTGCAAATTCCCTCCTTCGCTGCAATTGCCAGGAGAGAAGTAGtttgtgcatttctttttaattcatcTGGGCTCTGTGTTGTGTGTCTGTGTTCATGTAAACATACCAGCACAAACTGTGTTATCATTTTAGCTATAGTTTTAGCACTCTTTCCCACCTCCCTGtggatgttggactacaattcctgttGACCACAGCCAGGATGGCTAATGTGGATCAGTGAAAGTTGTTGTGCAACATTTAGGGACCTCTGGTTGATGACACCCAGTTTAAGGGAAGGGGAAATACATCTTTAAACTTTGTATCTgtattttgctttttcccccttaaTGCATAGTTTTAGCATTATGTCCATCTCAACTTGGTCTTGTGGAAGCATAATTTCTTGATCATGTGGCATCTACATGGAAGTACAAATAAGAACATTCTTAAATAAAAGATACACCTAAACTAATATTTGGCAGGTAGATGTGATAGTTAGGAGCCtgtctgaagtaaaaaaaaatctcccaggttttttttttgttttttgcttagtAATAAAATATTGATCCAGCAGAAGTAAAATGAGTCCTCAGCGTGTTTCTTTTTCGAGAAGAGACTGTTAAACAGGCAGTCTATTGTCAAACTTGAAACTTGCCATTGCCAGCAGTTTTggaatttcctcctcctccttccttatcTTTCAAATGGCATCCTTTTGGGGTCGACAGGAAGGGCGGAGGTGTATTTGCTGCTATGAGCAAAAGTTTAGGAACCAGATCCCTGCTGTTTGTACGAGCCTCTTTCTAAATGgccaagcatttaaaagaagTGAAAGATACATTATTAAACTTAAAAATCTGTAAACAATGTCAACTGGCCAGGTTAGCCCGGATGACTTTAGCAGAAGCTTGTGTTGTGGAAACTGGACAGTACAGTTTTTCACAGAATAGAAACAAATACTGTCACCCCTGACTCTGTATACGTAGTATAGTGAGTTGTGACTGAAGGCACAGCTCCAGACACCGGCTGAACATTTAGGGAACTGCGGTGCACTCATGCGTTTGATTACCTGTCCAGAGTATGGAAAATGGCAGGCTGCGGCTATTTGCaggcttctctgtgtttttgcatGTGAATTGGAAGTATGAAATGGAAATCAAACCTGGGAATATCtgaattttttcactccagttTCATTCCAACCTGTCTGACTTAATGCCAGGAGATGACCCTGGCATACCTTGCATGTCATCTGCCAAGACCTGGAACTATATCAGGAGTGGAAGCATGAGTTTCTAAAAGAGCCTGGGGtttcagtctttctctttttttcctttctcatttaTGATCAGTTCATTAGACAAGTAGCAGGGTATGGTAAATGCTCCCTGTTCCACCTCCCCAAATTGTTTGGCCTTCCATGGTGTTAGCCCAAAATATTTTACAGCCTGAGAAAAAGGCCAGGCTGGGATACCCAACCCTGTTTTCTACACAAAAGCAGACTGGATAGGCAGTTGCATTTTACTTTAGCAGACTGGTGATAGGGTGTAAGGGGTGCAGGCACACACAGTTTTAATCTCCATCAGAGGGGAAAGGCCAGAACTATGGGCGGCTACGGCAGATGGCCCCTGTAGCGTCTGTCCCCGATGCAGTTCCTCCACTCTGTCAAATGATAGGGCCTGTGCTGGCCTTGTCGTTTAAAAGTTTCTAAATACataaaaaagtaagaaagaatCATGGAAAGGGGTATCAGTTTGGTACTGTTAGACTTCTACTGACATGACTGAAAAATCATCAAGCAAAAACTGGATTTCAGTAATTTCAAGTGTTCTACTTAGAAAAGGGCACAAACTGCCGGTTTGGCAGTTCATCTTGGCCATTTGGCCCCCTGCACCCTCTAGCAAttgcctactcagaggcagcacctggaggaggcggggtagGGAGCTGGGACACAACATAAATGTATAACGCTTTATCTAAGATCACAcattttctgcaatttttttgtattttaaaaaattcagcttACTGGCTTGGTTTCAGCAATCGTTTGATGCTTCACAAGCCATGGATTTTGAAGTCAGGAATAAACAAACCTTCCTTACCATTTCTGTTATGTGCCTGGAGAATTAAACATGGTATGAAGTTTTATCCTTAGTGGTGGTTGGCCATTTACAGTAGGACACTCATAGTTGCTGGGGATTGATTACAAGCCCTCCTGCAGATAGTGAAAACCATGCATAGAAGTAAACactagattgattgattgattgattacatgaGAAAAGGGgtagaaacagaaaaaatattgtacctgcattaccagaactgaccactagagggtggGAGAGAgtatgctatgtattcttcacaaACAAGTATTCATGGCACAGtatctgcctccctctagtggctggttctggtaatacatgcaaaaataggtttttttttcccctggattattttcttttaatattttaaatattttcagaccatagataagtgaaaccacggatactgattccatggacacaggggtcctactgtattattaAATCTTACATCCCACCTGTCAGTCAAAAATGGTACTTTAGGTAGCTTATAATAActctgtgccttcaagttgattccaacttatgtcaaccctttccagggttttcatggtagagaatacacagaaggggtttgctatttccttcttctgtgggcaccctgagaatgtgcagtttgcccaaggctaaatAGGCTGGGTTTTCTCCAAGGAGTCACAAATccccagatacctaagccactgactGATCCCACCAGCCCAGCTAGCTAATAgtaataaaactgaaataaaaataggccaaaaacccaaaacacagtaaattaaaaataaaaaacagcaccCAACCCATTGAAAAACAAACTCTTCACCAGCAATTAAGACTAAAGGGTAGAAAGTACTGTATCTCGTAACAAAAATGTATTTGCCTTGTTCCTTTAATTTCTATCCTAACCACAGCCCAGTTTCAAGTAGCATCTACAGACATGAGCCTGGAAGTTACAGGTTCAAATGTCACTGCTGTTTATATGAGGAGCCCTCTTGTGGAACTTACATAGAGATAATGGAAATCTTATCTAGTTTGGGCTGGGGGACATCTACCCTTTATAGATAATTTCAGGCATCATtgtttgtctaattctacaagctttatttatctacattacTTCTATGTTTCATATGCATTACAATACCTCAAATTTGTTCAGAACACCcagaagtcttacagctatggaaaactgtaggcacatatacttgaaaatatatgaaaactaatgTTGCAGGCAGATACTTAAGTGAGAATTCAGCCCAAAATATTGGAGCAGAAatgtacaataaaatacaaaaaatggaCACAATGGGCGTGGCCTCCGCACAGCCTCGGTTTCATTCCGCtcgtttgtctctctctctctccctctctcgccGCCATTGTGGTCCTCTCTAGGCTTATTGGCCAGCGGCTCTTTGTGTGTCTATCGCTCCAGGACCCGTTTCGATCCCCTAGAAAATGGCATCAGATGAAGGAAAACTCTTCATTGGAGGACTCAGTTTTGAAACCAATGAGCAGAACCTGGAGCAGTTGTTCTCCCCCTATGGAGACATTGCAGAAGTGGTTGTGGTGAAAGACAGAGAGACTCAGCGTTCCAGGGGGTTTGGTTTCATTACCTATTGCCGTCCTGAAGATGCTAAGGATGCCATGAGAGCCATGAATGGAGAGTCTGTCGATAGGCATCAGATCAGAGTTGACCAGGCTGGCAAATCTTCCCGTGGCTCTTCTGGAGGAAGAGGACGTGGACGTGGATTCTCCAGAGGCGGCGGAGGATATGGAGGTGGTCGTTACGACAACAGAAGTGGTGGCTATGGTGGATCCAGAGATTACTATGGCAGCAAGAATCAGGGAGGTTATGGGGACCGTTACTCTGGAAGCTCCTACAGAGACAACTACGATAACTAGCTTGCGCCGAGCATAAATCCTTCCTGAATCAAGATCGTCCTTCCAATGGCCGTATTTATAAAGATTTTTGGAGCTTCGCTGAATCTTGTTTAGTTCTCTACCTGTATCTTTCCTTTTGCAGTCCTATTGCAAGCAGCCCAACAGCTTCTGCTACAGGATGGCTTGTTAAGAgctttctgggggaaaaatgttttaattttgccatgtttttttttacaggtaTGTTTAGGCATTTTGAAtacaaaaaataatgttttaaccaCATTGTAAACATGCAGAAGCTTATAACCTAAAAAGGCACAGAAAAGTAGAGAACATAACTCTAAAATATAGTATTAAAAAGTGAAAATCATTATAACGTTAAGTAAGCTTTAGTCTTTAGAACTTACTACTGGATACACATAAAATTATTCTAACTGCTCATCCAACCAAGCCAGTATGCATCTATGGAGCAAAATTCATGATGTCCTCCTCTGCTCTGCTCTGAGATACATGCTGccttggcatctgttttgttgGTATCCATTGCATGTGTGTGGCATGGTGTGTTGTGTTGTTGCATGAGTCACCTGCCTCCCTTTATTTATATTGCTCTCagatgtttacatttcccttcaactgtGAACAACTGACTTCTGCAGTAGTAACTTACCGGGACTTGATACATAATGAAAAAAAGTATAATAGACATTTTAATTGCTTGTACAACTCCTGTAAAAGACAGCTcctgtaaatcagaatctggcaagctgccaccatGACAATTAGCATTATTATTTTGACTAGCATTTGCAAAGCCAGCAGGTTGCACTAGGACTAAATTAGAGGTAGAGCAAGTTACTTGATTTGCAAGCATCACCTGCTGGTCATGTTAACACATTGCAAGATAATACAAACCAATTACACTTCTGCCTTGAATTAATTGCACGGGTCCAGGCAGCATGTTTTTGGTTATGCATGGATCcccccaataaataaacaaacaaacaaacaaacaaacataaataaataaataaataaataaataaataaataaataaataaataaataaataaatactttgctGCTGTTTGTCTTCAGGAAGTGGCCTGGAAAAGGTGTGTTTCAGACTTACTAAGGTCCCTATTGGTGGTAGTGCAGTGGCACCCAGTCTAATGGTGGCAGCCCAGCTGGTCCCCTTTCCTGGCATGGCGGCTCCATGTGGCAGCCAGGAAGGGTGCTGGGGCATGCCGGGAGGCTGGCACAAGTCAGGGAGGTgcgtgtgtatgtatatatgtgtttatGCTTTATAATTACATTTGGGAGGATATAATGATTATATACAGGTTTTGAACTACACGGGGGCCCATTACcactaaccccagcattgttgaaggcaGAAGTATATTTCAATAACTTTTCAATTCTCTCCCTTGTTTGAACATTTTATCTTTTGTAAAATACATACTTTTTACAGTGTTATTGTACAGTAACTTTGCTTCCAGACTCACCTAGAAagctaattgttttgcagtgGCTTGTAATATGCTGCTgttcaaatttaatttttaaaaacaaagtgtgcaTTTTCAGGAATGCATTTTCTACACTCCTCTCAATATTTTTTTAGCACTCCATATATTCAGAATTTAACATCTTGACACAATATTATTATCACTTCATTTGTATGTTGTGATTTCtagtttgtattcttttttagcagcccttgcaatgtttttttttttctctctctctctttcagactATTCCAGGAGTTGGGCGAAAATATTTCCTTCAGTTTTCTACAAAAGACCTTCAGACAGGGGTAAGCTTCTAACATAAAATGGAATTTCCCTCATAGGCCCCCATCTATCTTTTGGGGTTAGTTAATTCTGTTCTGTTTGAACGGAGAAAAAACTACGGCTACAACTTGTTTCTTAATCTGTTTGTGTCCTGTTTTTGTATCATGGGTTCTGTGCAGGTTGTGTGCTTTAAGGGTAATCCCTTCTGCTACCCTTGGCATGGGCACAGTTCATACGGTTCCTAGCTGAAGCTACCTGTGCCTGGATAGGTACCTCCTATGCAGGGGTGGGGGCATCTCGCTGCCTCTGAAACATGAACAATGGCACCATAGAATGTGTGGTATTCCTTTAAACCAAGGTGCCTTGCCCTGGTGCTACATTTCTGGTTTTTAACATGAAAACTATTCATTCTTTTAAAACCAGATTGTTAGTTTGGAGGTAAAGGgctacatttgtttatttttattttattttattaagcaAAACCTAGGGACATGCCTTGCATCTGTGTTCTACATGAAGAATAAACCCAAGCCAACGGTTGATATCAACTGTATACGCAACAAAGACCACGATCAACGTCTCCAGGAAGACTATGGCTTATACCTAAGCATGAAAGGTGTGTCTGATTTTCCTCTAATAGTCTCCTTCCCCGCCATTATTTTTATCTGACCCTCTGCAGAAAGAAGAGGGTACAGCTATTTGTGATGCAGATTGAAAGGGGATGCTTGGAAGGGCTTTATGGAAGTAAATTCTGGGCTCTTGCCTTCGTCAATCTAGcagatgttttatctttttttctaaGCCACATACATTAATTTCTATGTCCATGTATCTTTCACCTTTCCACAGCAGTGTCATGAACATTTGAATAAACAATTTTAATTTGAATAAACAGTCTCCAACATTTGGAAAAGCTGTGGCAAATAATTTAATGGTGGCTTAGATATTGGCCACATTCATGTCATTATTAAACTATTTGCCACGGCCTTTTGTGCCTGGCTTCCCCTCCCTGAAATTGTACTATTTGTCCTCCATTCAAAAAcatcttttcaggattttttttaaaaaggtcatgtGATCCATTTATAGCAACATAGTTAGAGCTTGGCAGTGCCCTTTATTGGATTATGAGCAGGATACAAATCAGACAAACCTTCAAGTAGTCCACTACTCTTCATCAGGCAAGGATAATACAAAGCCTGAGTTAAGgcatatagttaaaaaaaaaacagggccaAATGTACTGGCCATGGTGCCTGAAGCAGGACTaccaacaaaataaaatggaggtTAGATTCTGCATGAGGCAGAGGTAACATAGGGGTTAATTTGCAGTTCCCCCCTGAACTCCAGATCTAAGACTGGCTCCCTATCCCTCGTGGATTTGCTTAGAAAAGGCCACATGGGCTTCTTTGTAGGTTTGATCAAGGTGAAGCAAGGTCCCAGTCTTCACCTCAGCAAAATAGGAGAATACATTTTAGTACCACAATTGGCTAAAAAGTCAATTAGAGCCATGTTAGTAATCATACTTGGAGGAGATGACGTCCTCATTGAGGTTCAGAATCATGAACATCCTCTTCTCATGGCAGCAAAATTCTTCCCAGGTGGCCATTGTGGTGTTTTCAACAACAAATTCAGTTTTTCTGAGTTCACTGTACAATGTTTCTAGCTGAAGTGATAGGCtcttcatctgattttttttaaaaaactgccattgggaaaataaaaacacactggCTAGAATCCTCTTAGTTATTTACACCaccatagggatgtggtggcgctgtgggctaaaccgcagaagcctttgtgtgctgcagggtcagaataccagcagtcgtaagatcgaatccacgtgacggagtgagctcctgtcgctttgtcccagctccttgccaacctagcagttcgaaagcatgcaaatgcgagtagataaataggttacacctcagtgggaaggtaaacagcgttccatgtatagccacgctggccacatgacaacggaaaccgtctccagacaaacgctggctctacggcttggaaatggagatgagcaccgccccctagagtcgaacacgactgactaaaatgtcaaggggaacctttacctttaccttaggaacAGTGGTGTAAACTGCAGTGGTAAATTACTGCTAGTTAATGGGTCACCATTTGTATCCCTTCTTGTGTGCCATGTCATACAACTGGCTTGTGACAAGGAATACAGGTGGTGATTCCtggttgttgttctgtgctatcaGATCACCTCCAACCTATGACAACCCTTGgcatgtcctgtccttaacagcctaCGCTcaattcttgtaaactcaaggctgtggcttcctttagggagccattTCATTGGAGGCTTTTTCAGTACGGAccatttgctgctgcagtttataCCATTGCACTTAATGTCagtgtaaataaataatcaatagaATTCTGCCCTCTGGCATACAATATGCAGGAAAGTCTGAGAACATACAATAAGCTTCTGAAGCCCGTATTGGCTTTCAGTGAAAGATGCTCATTATCATGTGTTTGACACTATTTTCTCTTTCGGACCCTTTCAGGTATCAGTGAGCCCTCCCTCAACCTCGTGTCAGCTTTGGCTTCTCTTGGCAGCAGTTACATCGCATGGGAGAAGTCAACTGAAGACACGACTTACTTCTTGACACAAGTAAAGGATGCGAAGTATTCTTGGGTAGGTAAAATTGCACAAAAATGCAAATGCTTTACCACAGTTTTCTGTACCAACAGCAGTTTGCTTACCATTCAGGTATCTCAGTGTCTTAAGTACTCTAGATGCACTTTTAATGGAAATCTCatatggcttgccagttcttctAAACTGTGTTTTGTAGCATTAACTTAAAGTATCCTGAAAGTTCAGGAACAACTAATGAAGGGGAAGGATATCCTCCATTCTTTGTAGCTGTCCTTGGATTATTGGAGGATGGTGAACATGTAGCTTTCATGATGTTTTAGACCTCAGTTCCCACAATCCCATGTTCATTATGGCTCATAGGAAAAGCCGAGTGTGAGAATAGGACCAGTTGTGAACAGCTCTGTGTCTCTGAATGGCTGTTATAGGCACTTCTAAAAACACTCACTCCAAATAACATCTATTGAGATTAGGGGTGACAGCTCCCAAGTAGGCGTATGCCAGTTTGCTGCCTAAATCAGGAGGAGGAAGACTCTTTTTCTAGAAGTGTGTGCGCGCAAAATGTTATTCGACTGCAGTTTccaccagccagcatagccaacaaggagggatcatgggaattgtagtcgaaCAGCATCTGGCATTTCACAGGTCCTTATCCCTGTTCTAGAGTGATCTGCCATAGAACGTAGAAAACATCTGTTTTCAGGACTGGCAAAACTGGGTGTGAAGAATAAAGCACAATGCATGGAAGTCACACCTGAGACGATGCAAAGGCAGTGAGCGATGTCCCAATGCAGCCCTGTGCATGTTTGAAGGAGGAAAATGATAAGATATAAAATGCTCCTTTGGGACATCTTGACAGCACTTGGAAAGTTTGAAAAAGAGTGGTGATGGGGGATGTTTTCACTGAAGGAGTTTGAAATACCCATAAATGAGTAGAACTACAAATGCACAGTTGTGCCTTGTTCTAcgaatttaatccattccagaagatggtcataacttgaaatggtcgtaattcgaagcccataggaatgcattgaaatgtgattaattcTTTCTGGCCGAAAAAACTcccaaaaaatcacaaaaacaccgcaagacccatcggaaatgtgattaatttgTTCTTTCTGGACGaagaaaaccccccaaaagcaaacaaactctgcaagactcatcacagcacagaaacataacccccccagcccaaaaccatgctgcaaaacccacccagaacatgcattttttaaaaagcagaaagcagcactttaccaggcagtctgaagcctcctccgattgcacactctctaactgctggggtgaaagagctacaaagaagcagcctcgttgccaccaacagttagcagtttgaattccccgccttttctccctgcctttttcccatcataactcgaagctccagccacaggtcgaagtaaaattttgtggctggagctggtcgtaactcgaattggtcataagttgggacgttcgtaaatcgaggcaccactatagtgtTTGATCTAATGTTTAACATACTTGGTGTAATGTTAACACAATATGAAGTGCAGTTCTTGAATGGTAgcacaatgttttaaaatgcagtttcagTTTTGACTGACCACCTTCATTCTAACTTCCTTTCTGTACAGGGAAGAGCTGATGAGTCACTTGAATTTAATTTTTCTGTCCTGCTTGGTAGCAGTCTTTCAGAGGTAAGAATGTTGCACTATTTATCatgtaaatcttcacttatttcattcttggaagtgaaaatgaaaaacattagAAGTTCTCTTCCACCAGTGGAAATACaggcattttaatgcattttctgcattatttttttaaaatactttgtggACTTTTTTGTTTGTGAAAAAATGCACTTTGTGCAAGAataaaatttgcacaaaatgcctcTTTTGCTAATGCCTCTGCTGACAAAAGGAAAATAGTCTTTTGTTTTCATGGAAGTGCAAAAAATCCTGTAGCAGCCGACAGAAGTCTTCTGTCTTGTCTTGAAAGGGTGTCTCGATGTGCTGAGATACTCTGTTTCACTGAGGACAAGGTTACCGTGAATACTCATAACATCTTTATTTAAGACGCCATCTATCCTATTAAAAAGTGAAATTATTTAGTAATTTTCCAATTTCTATAATGAGGTTTGAAAAGTTTAGCACATTTAGGAAGGCCTTGCTACATCTCTATTATGAATTCATAGAGTGGTCCTTCAGACCCAGCACTCCACCTACAGTGTGGCCGCAGTAAGAGCAATCTTGCAAAGCTGTTGTATGAATCACTGGCCAGGATCAGAAGCCTCCTCTGACCAACCGTGGCTCTCTAGGGTTTTAGGGCAGGATTCTTTCTTAGTCTGTCTTACTGAAAGATCTGTGGCATCACCAGATCGTTTCCCATCCAAATACTAAGTCGGGCTGACCTTGCTTAGCACCCACAATCAGAATCAACTGTGTTCAGGGTGGAATGGTACGTAACCTAAACTCGATAATAGAGGTAACTTCTGTATAGGTTTAGCCTCTCAAACATACACTAAAGTCCTGTGCGCTTCTGTTGAAAGTCAGTCCTTTTGCACTGAGAAAGGTGACCGCTTTTAACACTCAGAGGTGCTGTATGAGTACTCATCTAATTTTTTTCATCACTGTAGTCTCTTGCCTGTCATATGCGTGTTACCTGGAAGCTTGAGCAGCCTTTGAAAGTGAAGTATGACTGCTCCACTGAGGAAGAGTCTTCAGAGTCTGCAGATGGATCCGGAGGAGAACTGGGATCTACAAGTGGCTTTTTTATTGatccagaaaataatttttaagtgAAGACAGTGCTTGTGTTTATAATGGTGTAAACATTTTTACAAAGGTGTAGAGCACCTACTCTTAATATTCCCAAATCAGTATTGTAATTTTTCTTCTATATAAATCTTTGTGGCACAAGGGGAAACCTTCCACTATCCACTTCTGAGCCTCCttaaatacctttttttttgggggggggggagattccataaaaggaaaaattcttttttgtatcttcctagaacttttattcttattctttttccatcctttctgtccccctctccccttttagagattgtttttaatatatcttATGAATTACTGATTTGTCACTAAGTTTC from the Pogona vitticeps strain Pit_001003342236 chromosome 3, PviZW2.1, whole genome shotgun sequence genome contains:
- the RARRES1 gene encoding retinoic acid receptor responder protein 1, producing MRRLAASLLLFLLPLVLPSPSWARGAGGGDGGPSPPKLIWQDHQRRLLSPRGARDPSSLQLARVAQTAVHSFNYRLGSPSSLRAPGQVKKASVKTIPGVGRKYFLQFSTKDLQTGQNLGTCLASVFYMKNKPKPTVDINCIRNKDHDQRLQEDYGLYLSMKGISEPSLNLVSALASLGSSYIAWEKSTEDTTYFLTQVKDAKYSWGRADESLEFNFSVLLGSSLSESLACHMRVTWKLEQPLKVKYDCSTEEESSESADGSGGELGSTSGFFIDPENNF